From a region of the Zingiber officinale cultivar Zhangliang chromosome 10B, Zo_v1.1, whole genome shotgun sequence genome:
- the LOC122030566 gene encoding upstream activation factor subunit spp27-like: protein MSRVLGTCRVLMAAAKDGSKEASTKAVAKGAAKPKGAFHRKLPMSPAMSKFLGVPEITRVDAVKKIWEHIKANQLQIHSGRCFVPVSSR, encoded by the exons ATGTCTAGGGTTTTAGGAACTTGCAGGGTGCTCATGGCGGCGGCTAAGGACGGGTCCAAGGAAGCATCAACGAAGGCGGTGGCCAAGGGGGCGGCGAAGCCCAAGGGGGCCTTTCATCGGAAGCTGCCTATGTCTCCAGCGATGAGCAAATTCCTCGGCGTCCCAGAAATCACACGGGTGGATGCCGTCAAAAAGATCTGGGAGCACATCAAAGCAAACCAGCTCCAG ATACATagtggtaggtgttttgtcccaGTCTCAAGCCGATAA